One Glycine soja cultivar W05 chromosome 2, ASM419377v2, whole genome shotgun sequence genomic region harbors:
- the LOC114380572 gene encoding glutamate--glyoxylate aminotransferase 2, protein MPPKPLDYGSINENVKKSQYAVRGELYLRASELQKEGKKIIFTNVGNPHALGQKPLSFPRQVVALCQAPFLLDDPNVGLLFPADAIARAKHYLSLTSGGLGAYSDSRGLPGVRKEVAEFILRRDGYPTDPELIYLTDGASKGVMQILNTIIRGQDDGILVPVPQYPLYSATIALLGGTLVPYYLEETANWGLDVNELRQSVEQARFKGITVKAMVIINPGNPTGQCLSEANLREVLQFCYQENLALLGDEVYQTNIYQDERPFISSRKVLMELGPPISKEVQLISFHSVSKGYYGECGQRGGYFEMTNIPPETVDEIYKVASISLSPNVPAQIFMGVMLNPPQPGDISYDKFVRESTGILESLRRRARIMTDGFNSCRNVVCNFTEGAMYSFPQIRLPPRALEAAKQAGKVPDVYYCLKLLEATGISTVPGSGFGQKEGVFHLRTTILPAEEDMPDIMDSFKKFNDEFMEQYEDDRGYSRL, encoded by the exons ATGCCACCAAAGCCTTTAGACTATGGGTCAATAAATGAAAACGTGAAGAAGAGTCAATATGCTGTCAGAGGTGAATTATACCTTCGAGCTTCTGAACTTCAGAAAGAGGGCAAAAAG ATTATCTTTACTAATGTTGGCAACCCGCATGCATTGGGACAGAAACCACTGAGCTTCCCTCGCCAG GTTGTTGCTTTGTGCCAAGCTCCATTCCTACTTGATGATCCTAATGTTGGACTGCTATTCCCTGCTGATGCAATTGCAAGAGCTAAACACTATCTTTCATTGACCTCGGGTGGTTTAG GTGCTTATAGTGACTCCCGTGGCCTTCCAGGAGTGAGGAAGGAAGTTGCTGAGTTCATACTCAGGCGTGATGGTTATCCAAC TGATCCAGAGCTCATATATCTCACTGATGGTGCAAGCAAAGGAGTGATGCAGATATTAAATACTATCATCAGGGGTCAAGACGATGgg ATTTTGGTTCCAGTCCCACAATACCCACTCTACTCAGCAACAATTGCTCTGCTTGGTGGTACCCTTGTTCCATACTACCTTGAAGAGACAGCAAATTGGGGTCTTGATGTTAATGAACTTCGTCAATCAGTTGAACAGGCTCGCTTTAAAGGAATAACT GTTAAAGCAATGGTGATCATAAATCCTGGAAACCCTACTGGTCAATGCCTTAGTGAAGCTAATCTAAGAGAGGTTTTGCAATTCTGCTATCAAGAAAATTTAGCCTTGCTTGGAGATGAGGTTTACCAGACGAATATATATCAGGATGAACGACCCTTCATCAGTTCTAGAAAG GTTTTGATGGAATTGGGGCCACCTATAAGCAAGGAAGTTCAGCTTATTTCTTTTCACTCTGTGTCAAAAGGTTATTATGGTGAATGTGGACAGCGAGGTGGATATTTTGAAATGACCAACATTCCTCCAGAG ACAGTTGATGAGATCTACAAGGTTGCATCAATATCACTTAGTCCAAATGTTCCAGCACAAATATTT ATGGGAGTTATGCTCAATCCACCTCAACCTGGAGATATTTCTTATGACAAATTTGTTAGGGAGAG CACCGGAATACTTGAATCACTGAGAAGAAGAGCAAGGATAATGACTGATGGATTCAACAGTTGCAGAAATGTGGTTTGTAATTTTACTGAAG GTGCCATGTATTCATTCCCTCAAATACGCTTGCCGCCAAGAGCTTTAGAGGCTGCTAAACAGGCTGGAAAGGTTCCAGATGTTTACTACTGCCTCAAGCTTTTGGAAGCCACTGGCATATCCACTGTTCCTGGTTCAGGATTTGGTCAGAAAGAAGG GGTGTTCCATTTGAGGACAACTATTTTACCAGCTGAGGAAGACATGCCTGATATTATGGATAGTTTCAAAAAGTTCAATGATGAATTCATGGAGCAATACGAAGACGATAGAGGTTATTCAAGGTTGTAA